A portion of the Burkholderiales bacterium genome contains these proteins:
- a CDS encoding thiamine biosynthesis protein ThiS — protein sequence MIELTVNGEPRRFAPGITVAQLIDELQLAGKRIALEKNGEIVPRSRFQEERLQEGDRLEIVVAVGGG from the coding sequence ATGATCGAGCTTACGGTGAACGGGGAACCCCGCCGGTTCGCCCCCGGCATCACGGTGGCCCAGCTCATCGACGAGCTGCAGCTCGCCGGTAAGCGCATCGCCCTGGAAAAAAACGGCGAGATCGTGCCCCGCAGCCGCTTCCAAGAGGAGCGTCTGCAGGAAGGCGACCGGCTGGAAATCGTGGTGGCGGTCGGCGGCGGTTGA
- a CDS encoding cell envelope biogenesis protein AsmA, whose product MKKLKLALLGLAVLAVVAIAGLVLFAATFDANRYKPQLAALVKEKTGRTLTLEGDLRLTLFPKLGASLGRASLSERGGEEEFAAIESARASVALWPLLRREVVVDEVALTGLRARLVKFKDGSTNYQDLLAVPVPPAGKAQAPQEEGAPPVAIDIDQVTVSDATLHYRDETQGRELTLRNLNLKTGRIANDVPSTVGLTFTAVGKQPELNLDTRFQGRLTFNVQAQRVAMNDASLHVTGNAAELKKLELIANGDLTANAKTGEFAAEKLKLTLTGEHGGEALDLAVDAPKLILAGERYTGGKATVSFKRTGGRDAWVANLAVAGVQGNAQAFQAGPLQLTLDGRQGERTFKVTVNAPLTGNLETREFRLKPLKLSGTALGPDLPGGKASADLTGEAAFNPAKETASTRLQGSLLESPLTATVDVNGFAKPKVSFALAVETLDLDRLAGGAPPRAGKGSGQGEASQKDAAARKGTPLGFAFLEGLDLNGVVKIGKLKAANLTATDVHLVVKAAGGRLNATPSATLYQGKLSGALAIAATQPPSIAIQQQLTGVQVGPLLRDLNGTDRLEGRGTVTVDLSGQGASVETLKKALRGTVAFQLKDGAIKGVNIAETLREAKAALATLRGKQVEAASGEKKTDFSELSGTFLLKDGVARNNDLTGKSPLLRLAGAGSVDIVNDTLDYLLKATVVATSKGQGGAELAQLKGITVPVRVTGPLAQPRYEFDFGAIAGDVAKRTLEREIQRRLGGPKEGGEAGQEAPPPNPLDALKELFKK is encoded by the coding sequence ATGAAAAAGCTCAAGCTTGCCCTCCTCGGACTCGCCGTGCTGGCGGTCGTCGCCATCGCGGGACTCGTCCTCTTCGCCGCCACCTTCGACGCCAACCGCTACAAGCCCCAGCTCGCGGCCCTGGTCAAGGAAAAGACCGGCCGCACGCTGACGCTGGAGGGCGACCTGCGCCTCACCCTTTTTCCCAAGCTCGGCGCGAGCCTCGGCCGTGCGAGCCTGTCCGAGCGGGGCGGGGAGGAGGAATTCGCCGCCATCGAGAGCGCGAGGGCTTCGGTGGCCCTGTGGCCCCTGCTGCGCCGGGAAGTGGTGGTGGACGAGGTGGCCCTCACGGGCTTGCGGGCGCGGCTGGTGAAGTTCAAGGACGGCTCCACCAACTACCAGGACCTGCTGGCGGTGCCGGTGCCCCCGGCGGGAAAGGCCCAGGCGCCGCAAGAGGAGGGGGCGCCGCCCGTAGCGATCGACATCGATCAGGTGACGGTGAGCGACGCGACCCTCCACTACCGGGACGAGACCCAGGGACGGGAGCTCACGCTGCGCAACCTGAACCTCAAGACCGGGCGCATCGCCAACGACGTGCCGAGCACCGTGGGCCTCACCTTCACCGCGGTGGGCAAGCAGCCGGAGCTGAACCTGGACACCCGCTTCCAGGGCCGCCTCACTTTCAATGTGCAGGCGCAGCGCGTGGCCATGAACGACGCGAGCCTCCACGTGACCGGGAACGCCGCGGAGCTCAAGAAGCTTGAGCTTATCGCCAACGGGGACTTGACCGCCAACGCCAAGACCGGGGAGTTCGCGGCCGAGAAACTGAAGCTCACCCTCACGGGCGAGCATGGGGGCGAAGCCCTGGACCTGGCGGTGGACGCCCCCAAGCTGATCCTGGCGGGCGAACGCTACACGGGCGGCAAGGCCACCGTGAGCTTCAAGCGCACGGGGGGCCGGGACGCCTGGGTCGCGAACCTGGCCGTCGCCGGCGTGCAGGGCAACGCCCAGGCGTTCCAGGCGGGGCCCCTGCAGCTCACCCTGGACGGCCGCCAGGGGGAGCGGACGTTCAAGGTGACCGTGAACGCCCCCTTGACGGGGAACCTGGAGACCCGGGAGTTCCGGTTGAAGCCCCTCAAGCTGAGCGGCACCGCCCTGGGGCCGGATCTGCCCGGAGGCAAGGCCTCCGCCGACCTGACGGGAGAGGCGGCGTTCAACCCGGCGAAGGAAACGGCCAGCACCCGGCTCCAGGGCTCCCTGCTGGAGAGCCCCCTCACCGCCACGGTGGACGTGAACGGGTTCGCCAAGCCGAAGGTCTCCTTCGCCCTGGCGGTGGAAACCCTGGATCTCGACCGGCTCGCCGGCGGCGCCCCGCCTCGAGCGGGGAAGGGAAGCGGGCAAGGGGAGGCATCCCAGAAGGACGCCGCCGCTCGGAAGGGCACCCCCCTGGGCTTCGCCTTCCTCGAGGGCCTGGACCTGAACGGGGTGGTGAAAATCGGCAAGCTCAAGGCGGCGAACCTGACCGCCACCGACGTGCACCTCGTCGTGAAGGCCGCCGGCGGGCGGTTGAACGCCACGCCATCCGCCACCTTGTACCAGGGCAAGCTCTCGGGGGCGCTGGCCATCGCCGCCACCCAGCCCCCTTCCATCGCCATCCAGCAGCAGTTGACCGGCGTCCAGGTGGGCCCCCTGCTTCGGGACTTGAACGGCACGGATCGCCTGGAAGGGCGCGGCACCGTGACCGTGGACTTGAGCGGCCAGGGGGCGAGCGTCGAGACCCTCAAGAAAGCCCTGCGGGGCACCGTGGCCTTCCAGCTCAAGGATGGCGCCATCAAGGGGGTGAACATCGCCGAGACCTTGCGGGAGGCCAAGGCGGCCCTCGCCACCCTGCGGGGCAAGCAGGTGGAAGCCGCGAGCGGCGAGAAGAAGACTGACTTCTCCGAGCTCTCGGGCACTTTTCTCCTCAAGGACGGCGTCGCCCGCAACAACGACCTCACGGGCAAGTCGCCCCTGCTGCGGCTCGCCGGCGCGGGGAGCGTGGATATCGTCAACGACACCCTGGATTACCTGCTCAAGGCCACCGTGGTGGCCACCTCCAAGGGACAAGGGGGCGCGGAACTGGCCCAGCTCAAAGGCATCACGGTGCCGGTGCGGGTGACGGGTCCCCTGGCCCAGCCCCGGTACGAGTTCGACTTCGGCGCCATCGCGGGCGACGTGGCCAAGCGCACCCTGGAGCGGGAGATCCAGCGCCGGCTGGGCGGCCCTAAGGAAGGGGGCGAAGCGGGCCAGGAGGCGCCGCCGCCCAACCCCCTGGACGCGCTGAAGGAGCTGTTCAAGAAGTGA
- a CDS encoding carotenoid 1,2-hydratase, with product MRGFKGSLGLTLLGFAALAAAGIEYPPVTPGREISFPADEGSHPAFRIEWWYVTGWLTAEDGARLGFQVTFFRSRPDFASENPSRFAPRQVLAAHAALSDPALGRLLHDQRAAREGFGLAYARQGRVDLAIDDWTLVQEGSRYRTVIPAQGFRLDLAFEPTQPPLLQGRDGFSQKGPEEHSASYYYSLPHLRVAGTVERDGHRRTVTGEAWLDHEWSSRLMDEAAVGWDWIGINLLDGGALMAFRMRDREGGTHWAGGTLRRPDGSVRTFGPDEVVFIPGRRWASPRSGISYPVEWTVRTGPLELKLRPLMDDQENDARASTGTLYWEGAVEALEAGRLVGRGYLELTGYGRALRF from the coding sequence GTGAGGGGCTTTAAGGGTTCGCTCGGGCTGACGCTGCTGGGTTTCGCCGCCCTGGCGGCAGCGGGGATCGAGTATCCTCCGGTCACCCCAGGCCGGGAGATCTCGTTCCCCGCCGACGAGGGCAGCCACCCGGCGTTCCGCATCGAATGGTGGTACGTGACCGGGTGGCTCACCGCCGAGGACGGGGCCCGGCTAGGTTTCCAGGTCACCTTTTTCCGCAGCCGGCCGGATTTTGCCAGCGAAAATCCCAGTCGATTCGCGCCGCGCCAGGTCCTGGCCGCCCACGCCGCCCTCTCGGACCCCGCCTTAGGGCGGCTGCTCCATGACCAGCGGGCGGCCCGGGAGGGCTTCGGCCTGGCTTACGCCCGGCAGGGTCGGGTAGATCTCGCCATCGACGACTGGACCTTGGTCCAGGAAGGCAGCCGCTACCGGACCGTGATCCCCGCCCAGGGGTTCCGCCTGGATCTCGCCTTCGAGCCCACCCAGCCGCCCCTGCTGCAGGGACGGGACGGCTTCAGCCAGAAGGGGCCCGAGGAGCACTCGGCGAGCTACTACTACAGCCTGCCCCACCTGCGAGTCGCGGGCACCGTGGAGCGGGACGGGCACCGCCGGACGGTGACCGGGGAAGCCTGGCTCGACCACGAGTGGTCGAGCCGGCTCATGGACGAGGCCGCGGTGGGCTGGGACTGGATCGGGATCAATCTCCTGGACGGGGGGGCGCTGATGGCCTTCCGCATGCGGGACCGGGAAGGCGGGACCCACTGGGCCGGGGGCACCCTGCGGCGCCCCGACGGGAGCGTTCGCACCTTCGGGCCCGACGAGGTCGTCTTCATTCCTGGGCGCCGCTGGGCGAGCCCCCGTTCCGGGATCAGCTATCCGGTGGAGTGGACGGTGCGGACGGGGCCTCTAGAGCTTAAACTCCGGCCCCTCATGGATGATCAGGAAAACGACGCCCGGGCAAGCACCGGCACCCTCTACTGGGAGGGCGCGGTGGAGGCGCTGGAAGCGGGCCGCCTGGTGGGGCGCGGTTATCTGGAGCTGACCGGCTACGGCAGGGCGTTGAGGTTTTAG
- the thiG gene encoding thiazole synthase, protein MDPLVIAGTAYSSRLLVGTGKYKDFEETRAAIEASGAQIVTVAIRRTNIGQNPHEPSLLDYLPPSKYTLLPNTAGCYTAEDAVRTLRLARELLDGHKLVKLEVLGDPHTLYPNVVETLKAAEILVKEGFDVMVYTSDDPIIAKQLEEIGCCAVMPLASLIGSGMGILNPWNLSIIIENAKVPILVDAGVGTASDAAIAMELGCDGVLMNTAIAAAKNPVLMAQAMKLAVEAGRAAYLAGRMPKKLYSATPSSPTTGLISGAKHKAA, encoded by the coding sequence ATGGATCCACTGGTCATCGCAGGCACCGCCTATTCGTCCCGGCTCCTGGTGGGGACCGGCAAGTACAAGGACTTCGAGGAGACCCGCGCCGCCATCGAGGCGAGCGGCGCCCAGATCGTGACGGTGGCAATCCGCCGCACCAACATCGGCCAGAATCCCCACGAGCCGAGCCTCCTGGACTATCTGCCTCCCAGCAAGTACACCCTGCTGCCCAACACCGCCGGCTGTTACACCGCCGAGGACGCGGTGCGCACCCTGCGGCTGGCGCGGGAGCTGCTGGACGGCCACAAGCTGGTCAAGCTGGAAGTGCTGGGGGATCCCCACACCCTCTATCCCAACGTGGTGGAAACGCTGAAGGCGGCCGAGATCCTGGTGAAGGAAGGCTTCGACGTGATGGTGTACACCTCGGACGATCCCATCATCGCCAAGCAGTTGGAGGAGATCGGTTGCTGCGCCGTAATGCCCCTCGCCTCCTTGATCGGCTCCGGCATGGGCATCCTCAATCCCTGGAATCTCTCGATCATCATCGAGAACGCCAAGGTACCGATCCTGGTGGATGCGGGCGTGGGTACGGCCTCGGACGCGGCCATCGCCATGGAGCTGGGCTGCGACGGGGTGCTCATGAACACGGCCATCGCCGCGGCGAAGAACCCGGTGCTGATGGCCCAGGCGATGAAGCTGGCGGTGGAAGCCGGCCGCGCGGCCTACTTGGCCGGGCGCATGCCCAAGAAGCTCTACTCGGCGACCCCCAGCTCCCCCACCACGGGGCTCATCTCCGGCGCCAAGCACAAGGCAGCCTGA
- a CDS encoding permease: MGTARLIARAAVLGPLFQAPGRTALSVVAIALGVALGMAIHLIHGTAAAEMHAATRALFGEADLVVQGGSEGFDEELFPMVARTPGVKLASPLVEVEARLEGRRETLRIQGLDPLRAGRLLPALSTGEGGSPIDIFSDDALYLSPAAAQALGLREGDRLPVRVGTRPVELRVAGLLPGSAFSQSIGVMDIAAAQWKLDRLGRLSRIDLRLAPGAEPAEVRAALAKRLPPDVQVTTPALEAREALSLSRAYRVNLTALSLIALFTGGFLVFSTQALSVLRRRRQLALLRALGAARGALARWILAEGAVLGAVGAALGVALGYALAAFVLATLGADLGAGYFPHLASRVRATPWTWAGFFVLGVGVSILGALAPALEAARMAPAQALKAGDEERPLARLPWRAPGTVALGLAAAFLGLPPVDGLPLGGYAAIALLLLGAVLLLPALTRRAFDALPVRGPAWAQVAAAHLKGSAGQVTVSVAAVLVSGSLMVSMAIMVASFRHSLDAWLEKALPGDLYLRAGFAGESAFLDAAFQETLAGLPGVARFELSRSVEIVLAPDRPPVTLIARPMGLNEARERLWLTREAPAPPEEVDPLWVSESFADLYGVAPGSRLVLPLAGRPATFRVQGIWRDYARPEGAVVLDLALYRRLTGDPRATTATLWLAPGATADGVAAGLRQRRPEAAFEVSVPGDIRAASLALFDRTFAVTYALEAVAVLIGLFGVSAAASSQVLARRREFGMLRHVGMTRREIGAMLAFEGGVWGLTGVLAGNVLGFVVGLILIHVVNRQSFHWSMDLHPPWGLLVLLAAGLVAAAAVTAVASGRQAMGMEVVRAVREDW; the protein is encoded by the coding sequence ATGGGAACCGCCCGCCTCATCGCCCGGGCCGCCGTGCTCGGGCCCCTGTTCCAGGCGCCGGGCCGCACCGCCCTGTCCGTCGTGGCCATCGCTCTGGGCGTCGCCCTGGGAATGGCGATCCACCTGATCCACGGCACCGCCGCCGCGGAAATGCACGCCGCCACCCGGGCCCTCTTCGGCGAGGCGGACCTGGTGGTGCAAGGGGGGAGCGAAGGCTTCGACGAGGAGCTCTTTCCGATGGTGGCCCGCACCCCGGGCGTCAAGCTCGCGAGCCCGCTGGTGGAAGTGGAAGCGCGGCTTGAGGGGCGCCGGGAAACCCTGCGCATCCAGGGGCTGGATCCCCTGCGGGCCGGGCGGCTCCTGCCAGCCCTTTCCACCGGCGAAGGTGGTTCCCCCATCGACATCTTCAGCGACGATGCCTTGTACTTGAGCCCCGCCGCGGCCCAGGCGCTTGGGCTTCGAGAGGGCGACCGGCTCCCGGTGCGGGTGGGCACCCGGCCGGTGGAACTGCGGGTGGCGGGGTTACTCCCCGGAAGTGCCTTTTCCCAGTCCATCGGGGTCATGGACATCGCCGCCGCCCAGTGGAAGCTCGACCGGCTGGGGCGGCTCTCCCGCATCGATTTGCGCCTCGCCCCCGGCGCCGAGCCGGCGGAGGTTCGCGCCGCTCTGGCGAAGCGGCTCCCCCCCGACGTGCAGGTGACCACCCCGGCGCTGGAGGCCCGGGAAGCCCTGAGCCTCTCCCGGGCCTACCGGGTGAACCTGACCGCCCTTTCCCTGATTGCCCTCTTCACCGGCGGGTTCCTGGTCTTCTCCACCCAGGCCCTCTCCGTGCTGCGGCGCCGGCGGCAACTGGCCCTGCTGCGGGCCCTGGGGGCGGCGCGGGGGGCCCTCGCCCGCTGGATCCTGGCGGAGGGGGCGGTCCTCGGCGCCGTGGGCGCCGCCCTGGGGGTAGCCCTGGGTTACGCCCTGGCGGCCTTCGTCCTGGCGACCCTGGGCGCCGACCTGGGGGCGGGATATTTTCCGCACCTGGCCTCCCGGGTGCGGGCCACCCCCTGGACCTGGGCGGGCTTCTTCGTCCTGGGGGTTGGGGTTTCCATCCTGGGGGCCCTCGCCCCGGCCCTGGAGGCGGCCCGGATGGCGCCGGCCCAGGCCCTCAAGGCGGGGGACGAGGAGCGGCCCCTCGCCCGCCTCCCCTGGCGCGCGCCGGGGACGGTAGCCCTGGGGCTCGCCGCCGCCTTCCTCGGGCTGCCCCCGGTGGACGGGCTGCCCCTGGGGGGCTACGCCGCCATCGCCTTGCTCCTCCTGGGGGCGGTGCTGCTGCTGCCGGCCCTCACCCGCCGCGCCTTCGATGCGCTTCCCGTCCGCGGCCCAGCGTGGGCCCAGGTGGCTGCCGCCCACCTCAAAGGCAGCGCGGGCCAGGTGACGGTGTCGGTGGCGGCGGTGCTGGTGAGCGGTAGCCTCATGGTGTCCATGGCCATCATGGTGGCCTCCTTCCGCCACTCCCTGGACGCCTGGCTGGAAAAAGCGCTGCCCGGGGACCTCTATCTGCGCGCCGGCTTCGCCGGGGAATCCGCCTTCCTGGACGCGGCCTTCCAGGAGACTTTAGCGGGTCTTCCCGGTGTGGCTCGCTTCGAGCTGTCCCGCTCGGTGGAAATCGTCCTGGCCCCCGACCGTCCCCCCGTCACCCTGATCGCCCGGCCCATGGGCCTTAACGAGGCCCGGGAGCGCTTGTGGCTCACCCGGGAGGCCCCCGCCCCGCCCGAAGAGGTCGATCCTCTGTGGGTGTCCGAGTCCTTCGCCGATCTCTACGGGGTTGCCCCGGGCAGCCGCTTAGTGCTACCCCTGGCCGGACGCCCCGCGACCTTTCGGGTGCAGGGGATCTGGCGGGACTACGCCCGACCGGAGGGCGCGGTGGTCCTGGATCTGGCCCTGTACCGGCGGCTCACCGGCGATCCCCGTGCCACCACCGCCACCCTGTGGCTCGCCCCGGGGGCGACGGCCGATGGGGTGGCCGCGGGCCTGCGGCAGCGGCGGCCGGAGGCCGCCTTCGAAGTGAGCGTCCCGGGGGACATCCGGGCCGCTTCCCTCGCCCTCTTCGACCGCACCTTCGCCGTCACCTACGCCCTGGAGGCCGTAGCGGTGCTGATCGGGCTCTTCGGCGTGAGCGCCGCCGCCAGCAGCCAGGTGCTGGCCCGGCGGCGGGAGTTCGGCATGCTGCGCCACGTGGGCATGACCCGCCGGGAGATCGGGGCCATGCTGGCCTTCGAGGGCGGGGTGTGGGGCCTCACCGGTGTCCTGGCCGGCAACGTGCTGGGATTCGTGGTGGGCCTGATCCTGATCCACGTGGTCAACCGCCAGTCGTTTCACTGGAGCATGGATCTCCATCCCCCCTGGGGGCTGCTCGTGCTCCTGGCGGCGGGTCTGGTCGCCGCCGCGGCGGTGACCGCCGTGGCGAGCGGCCGCCAGGCCATGGGCATGGAGGTGGTGCGGGCGGTGCGGGAGGACTGGTGA